Genomic window (Roseofilum reptotaenium CS-1145):
GAAGTTTCCTTGAGTGCCATTCCACATCACCTGATTAAAAATGCCCTGATCGTAGGACGAATAAAAGGTGAAATGGCGATGCAATACCAACGCCATACAGACCGTAAAAAAAAATCCCCCCACCATCAGCAGTGGTTTCCATTCATTCGCTTGCAGGGGAGTTATGTTTCTCCCTTGCTCTATATTCGCAGTCATATAACTCTTGCCTATTGCCCCTTGCCTAGCGCGAAGCACTCTAAGACTTCGTTTGAATCAGTTCTACTTTATAGCCATTGGGGTCTTCTACAAAAGCAATTACCGTAGATCCATGCTTCATCGGCCCGGGTTCGCGCACCACCTTACCGCCTTTATCCTTAATTTGGTCGCAGGTTTGATAGATATCTTCTACTCCTAGGGCAATGTGACCGTAGGCATCTCCGAGATCGTACTGGTCTTGACCCCAGTTATAGGTGAGTTCTAGAACTGTATGATCGGACTCTTCCCCATACCCGACAAAGGCCAAGGTAAACTCTCCCCCTGGATAGTCCTTTTGACGCAGCAGTTTCATTCCTAAAACGTCGCAATAAAACGTTAGAGACTCTTCTAAGTTTTTCACTCGTAACATGGTGTGTAGAAATCGCATGGTTTAATCTCCGAGTTTCAATCCCAAATACTTTCCAAAATTCAAGGCGGATCGGCGATCCATGGCGTATTCTAACAAACGTTCCCTATATACAATAAGGACACAGTAAGATTATGCCTGAACTTGATAGTGCGATCGCCGAAATCAACGCCCGCGAGATTCTCGACTCTAGAGGTCGCCCCACGGTAGAGGCTGAAGTCTATTTAGCTAATGGTGCCATGGGTTTAGCCCAAGTCCCTAGTGGCGCATCAACTGGGACGTTTGAAGCCCATGAACTCCGAGATGATGACCCTGAGCGTTATGGGGGTAAAGGGGTCTTAACCGCAGTTCGCAATGTCCAAGAAAAAATTGCTCCGGCACTCGTTGGAATAGATGCTCTCAATCAACGGTTGGTTGACCATCTGATGATTGACCGAGATGGCTCCAGTAATAAGAAAGAATTGGGCGCAAATGCTATTCTCGCTGTTTCTCTAGCAACCGCCAAAGCCGCCGCAGAAACCCTAGGATTGCCCTTATACCGCTATTTGGGCGGCCCTTCCGCTAATGTGCTTCCTGTGCCGATGATGAATGTGATCAATGGTGGGGCCCATGCGGATAATAATGTCGATTTTCAAGAGTTCATGATTGTCCCCCATGGCGCGCCAACGTTTAAGGATGCTCTACGCTGGGGTGCAGAAGTGTTTGCTTCGTTGAGCAAGGTCCTCAAAGACAAAAACTTACTCACGGGGGTCGGAGATGAAGGGGGATATGCTCCCAACTTAGAGTCGAACCAGGCAGCCTTAGATATTCTCATGGATGCCATTCATAAGGCGGGATATGAACCTGGAAAGCAAGTTTCTTTAGCC
Coding sequences:
- the gloA gene encoding lactoylglutathione lyase produces the protein MRFLHTMLRVKNLEESLTFYCDVLGMKLLRQKDYPGGEFTLAFVGYGEESDHTVLELTYNWGQDQYDLGDAYGHIALGVEDIYQTCDQIKDKGGKVVREPGPMKHGSTVIAFVEDPNGYKVELIQTKS
- the eno gene encoding phosphopyruvate hydratase, which translates into the protein MPELDSAIAEINAREILDSRGRPTVEAEVYLANGAMGLAQVPSGASTGTFEAHELRDDDPERYGGKGVLTAVRNVQEKIAPALVGIDALNQRLVDHLMIDRDGSSNKKELGANAILAVSLATAKAAAETLGLPLYRYLGGPSANVLPVPMMNVINGGAHADNNVDFQEFMIVPHGAPTFKDALRWGAEVFASLSKVLKDKNLLTGVGDEGGYAPNLESNQAALDILMDAIHKAGYEPGKQVSLALDLAASEFYDNGNYVYDGSSHSAEEFVGYLGSLIDRYPIVSMEDALFEDDWDNWKLATEKLGDRIQLVGDDLFVTNPSRLQQGIDRSVANAILIKLNQIGSLTETMDTIALGARSSYRSVISHRSGETEDTTIADLSVATNAGQIKTGSLSRSERIAKYNRLLRIEDELGEMAVYAGSVGLGPKIS